ATTTGACGGCGTGAAGCTAAGCCTAAGCGATGAGGCTAAATATCAATCGCGCTTTAGCGAATATGAAGCCGACATTGAAGCGATCAGGCGCGGAGAGCTTGAAACCTATCCGCTAGAGGGAATACGCAACGAGATAGCCAAATGGTAATTAAGCGCACGGCTCGTTTTAACCGCGAGTTAAGGGTTGTATTTGACTTTATCGCAAAAGATAACCCAAACAGAGCGCAGGGTTTTGTCGGTAAGCTACTGGACGCTGTGGAACTTTTGGGGGATAATCCGCGCCTAGGGCGAGCGATAACGGACGATAAAAGAGAGCTTATCGCCAAAGGTTATGTAATACCCTAC
The sequence above is drawn from the uncultured Campylobacter sp. genome and encodes:
- a CDS encoding type II toxin-antitoxin system RelE/ParE family toxin, translated to MVIKRTARFNRELRVVFDFIAKDNPNRAQGFVGKLLDAVELLGDNPRLGRAITDDKRELIAKGYVIPYLIDKDAIKLLGIYKANEWQA